From Echinicola jeungdonensis, the proteins below share one genomic window:
- the recQ gene encoding DNA helicase RecQ, with amino-acid sequence MEIKVKENLKKIFGFSQFRGNQELIVDNILKGNNTFVIMPTGAGKSLCYQLPAVTSEGTAIVISPLIALMKNQVDQLNAFGINAHFLNSTLSKTETNRVKKEVLSGKTKLLYVAPESLTKEDNVEFLKKATISFVAIDEAHCISEWGHDFRPEYRRIKGIIGQIGPELPIIALTATATPKVQQDIQRNLNMESADVFKSSFNRTNLFYEVRPKVKSDTKKQLIKYIKSQKGKSGIIYCLSRKKVEEIAHLLKVNGVNAAPYHAGLESAVRIKNQDNFLNEEVDVIVATIAFGMGIDKPDVRYVIHYDVPKSLEGYYQETGRAGRDGLDGHCLMFYRYEDIVKLEKFNKDKPVNERENAKVLLQEMAAYSESSVCRRRVLLHYFGENLDKDCGFCDNCKKKKDTFDGKDHLKIAIEAVKETNQRFNLDHIVNVIRGEQNDYMESYQHDQLPVFGQGEKNDERHWKMVIRQAMIHKLLEKDIENYGVIKLSPDSDSYLKKPYSVTLSKDHDFEGMIESDGVEEINNANKAYDEKLFELLKAERKKVAKAKNLPPYVIFQDPSLEEMATVYPTSRDELAQINGVGMGKVIKFGSSFLKLIENYVEENDIITASDVVVKTAGTRSKVKISIIQQVDRKVDLDEIASNLNISMNELLQEIEQIIYSGTKLNINYYIHNIMDEEREDTLHDYFMTAETDNIREALKELEDEDFGEEEIRVYRIKFISDHAN; translated from the coding sequence GTGGAAATAAAAGTAAAAGAAAACCTCAAGAAAATATTCGGTTTCAGCCAATTCAGAGGAAACCAAGAACTCATTGTTGATAACATATTAAAAGGAAACAACACCTTTGTGATCATGCCTACTGGGGCAGGAAAGTCACTTTGTTATCAGCTCCCTGCAGTTACCTCAGAGGGGACTGCCATTGTGATTTCACCCTTAATTGCTTTGATGAAAAACCAGGTGGACCAATTGAATGCTTTTGGCATCAATGCCCATTTTTTAAATTCCACCCTCAGCAAAACAGAAACCAACAGGGTGAAGAAGGAGGTGCTCTCCGGCAAAACCAAATTACTGTACGTGGCTCCGGAATCTCTTACCAAGGAAGATAATGTGGAATTCCTAAAAAAAGCTACAATCAGTTTTGTTGCTATTGACGAGGCCCACTGTATATCAGAATGGGGCCATGATTTCCGGCCGGAATACCGGAGGATCAAAGGCATTATCGGTCAAATAGGGCCTGAACTTCCCATTATTGCTCTTACAGCTACCGCAACCCCAAAGGTTCAACAGGATATCCAGCGTAACCTGAATATGGAAAGTGCGGATGTCTTTAAATCATCCTTTAACAGGACCAATCTTTTCTACGAAGTTCGGCCCAAGGTAAAGAGTGACACAAAAAAACAGCTAATCAAGTATATTAAATCCCAAAAGGGTAAATCAGGAATCATCTATTGCCTCAGCAGGAAAAAAGTTGAGGAAATTGCCCACCTCCTGAAGGTAAATGGGGTCAATGCTGCACCCTACCATGCGGGGCTGGAATCTGCTGTTAGGATTAAGAACCAAGATAATTTCCTCAATGAGGAGGTGGATGTCATTGTTGCTACCATAGCCTTTGGTATGGGCATTGACAAACCTGATGTGCGTTATGTCATCCATTATGATGTACCCAAATCCCTTGAAGGTTACTACCAGGAAACTGGAAGAGCTGGAAGGGATGGATTGGATGGTCATTGCCTGATGTTTTACCGGTATGAGGACATTGTCAAACTGGAAAAATTCAACAAAGACAAACCTGTCAATGAAAGGGAGAATGCCAAGGTCCTACTTCAAGAAATGGCGGCATATTCTGAAAGCTCCGTTTGCCGAAGAAGGGTTTTGCTTCACTATTTTGGTGAAAACCTGGACAAAGACTGCGGATTCTGTGACAATTGTAAAAAGAAAAAAGACACCTTCGATGGAAAAGACCATCTTAAAATAGCCATCGAGGCAGTTAAGGAGACCAACCAAAGATTTAACCTGGACCATATTGTCAATGTCATCCGTGGTGAGCAAAATGACTACATGGAAAGCTATCAACATGATCAGCTTCCGGTCTTTGGTCAGGGTGAGAAAAACGATGAAAGGCACTGGAAAATGGTGATCCGGCAAGCTATGATCCATAAATTGCTGGAAAAAGACATAGAAAATTACGGTGTCATCAAGCTTTCCCCAGATAGTGATTCTTACTTGAAAAAACCTTATTCTGTTACACTAAGTAAGGACCATGATTTTGAGGGAATGATTGAGAGTGACGGTGTAGAGGAGATCAATAATGCTAATAAGGCATATGATGAAAAACTCTTCGAACTGCTCAAGGCCGAAAGAAAGAAGGTTGCCAAAGCAAAAAACCTCCCCCCTTATGTCATTTTCCAGGATCCATCCCTTGAGGAAATGGCCACCGTTTACCCCACCTCCAGGGATGAACTTGCCCAGATTAATGGAGTGGGTATGGGAAAAGTAATCAAGTTTGGTTCTTCTTTCCTAAAACTCATTGAAAACTACGTTGAAGAAAATGATATCATCACTGCCTCTGATGTGGTGGTCAAGACTGCTGGCACTCGGTCAAAAGTAAAAATTTCCATCATTCAGCAAGTGGATAGGAAGGTTGACCTGGATGAAATAGCTTCTAACCTGAACATCAGCATGAACGAATTGTTGCAGGAAATAGAGCAAATCATTTATAGTGGCACCAAGTTAAACATCAATTATTATATCCATAATATTATGGATGAAGAACGGGAAGACACCCTTCATGACTATTTCATGACTGCCGAAACTGACAATATCAGAGAAGCATTAAAAGAATTAGAAGATGAAGATTTCGGAGAAGAAGAAATCAGGGTTTACCGCATCAAATTTATTTCAGATCACGCCAATTAA
- a CDS encoding KpsF/GutQ family sugar-phosphate isomerase — translation MNIIKNIKSSAIKVLKTEAQALENLAELVDDDFEACVANILETKGRVVITGVGKSAIIANKIVATLNSTGTPSLFMHAADAIHGDLGMIQKEDFVICLSKSGNTPEVKVLVPMLKKMGSKLAALVSNTDSYLAKQADFVLNATIQEEACPLNLAPTTSTTAHLALGDALAVCLLEARGFGSQDFARFHPGGSLGKQLYLTVEDLVAKDLVPVVNQEAPLTTVILEISGKRLGATAVLNDGGKLTGIVTDGDLRRMLERHPDLSDITAKDIMTKNPKTIDKNEYAVKALNLMREFNITQLVALDGEKIFGFIHIHDLMKEGIV, via the coding sequence TTGAATATAATAAAAAATATTAAGAGCAGTGCCATTAAAGTCCTAAAGACAGAAGCGCAAGCCCTTGAAAATCTGGCAGAATTGGTAGATGATGATTTTGAGGCCTGTGTAGCTAATATTTTGGAAACCAAAGGGAGAGTGGTCATTACCGGGGTTGGCAAGAGTGCTATCATAGCCAATAAAATTGTGGCCACTTTGAATTCCACAGGAACTCCTTCTTTGTTTATGCATGCTGCTGATGCAATTCATGGGGATTTGGGTATGATACAAAAAGAAGATTTTGTAATTTGCCTCTCTAAAAGTGGTAATACCCCTGAAGTAAAAGTCCTAGTACCTATGCTCAAGAAGATGGGGTCAAAGTTGGCCGCCCTGGTGAGCAATACAGATAGTTATTTGGCCAAACAAGCAGATTTTGTATTAAATGCCACCATCCAAGAGGAAGCGTGCCCCTTAAATTTAGCTCCTACAACCAGCACCACGGCACATTTGGCATTAGGCGATGCACTGGCGGTTTGTTTGTTGGAAGCAAGAGGGTTCGGGAGTCAGGATTTTGCAAGGTTCCATCCAGGAGGTTCCCTGGGAAAACAACTTTACCTGACGGTGGAGGATTTGGTGGCTAAAGATTTGGTCCCTGTGGTAAATCAGGAAGCTCCTTTGACCACAGTTATTTTGGAAATCAGTGGAAAACGATTGGGAGCCACTGCTGTCCTAAATGATGGGGGGAAGTTAACTGGAATTGTTACCGATGGGGATTTAAGAAGAATGTTGGAGCGCCATCCTGATTTGTCGGATATTACTGCCAAAGATATTATGACAAAAAACCCAAAAACCATTGATAAAAACGAATACGCTGTTAAGGCCCTTAATTTGATGAGGGAATTTAATATCACCCAATTAGTGGCTCTTGACGGAGAAAAGATTTTTGGGTTTATCCATATCCATGATTTAATGAAGGAAGGGATTGTTTAG
- a CDS encoding gliding motility lipoprotein GldH: MNKPGFGLLYPWGFLILFFISACDTNRVYEEYHGMKNQSWDIADTVSFEVSLSQDYQVASILRVKYNNNYDYHNLYVRYILRDSTGNMMENDLMDLQLFDQKSGRPLGDGFGNSYTKVDTLPLKKLTGGNKASVQFVQYMRSEALNGIESVGIKISKE, encoded by the coding sequence ATGAATAAACCTGGTTTTGGCCTTCTTTATCCATGGGGATTCCTAATTCTGTTTTTTATTTCGGCTTGTGATACCAATAGGGTTTATGAAGAATACCATGGAATGAAAAACCAATCCTGGGATATTGCTGATACCGTATCCTTTGAGGTAAGTTTAAGCCAGGATTACCAAGTGGCTTCTATCCTCAGGGTCAAATACAATAACAATTATGATTACCATAACCTTTATGTTCGGTATATTTTAAGGGACAGTACAGGTAATATGATGGAAAATGATCTAATGGATTTGCAATTATTTGATCAAAAGTCAGGACGACCCTTGGGGGATGGTTTTGGTAATTCTTATACCAAAGTGGACACTTTGCCTTTAAAAAAATTGACCGGTGGGAATAAGGCCTCTGTTCAGTTTGTGCAATATATGAGAAGTGAAGCCCTGAATGGTATTGAATCTGTGGGCATTAAAATATCAAAGGAGTGA
- a CDS encoding PSP1 domain-containing protein: MNSFDWLSHMSIPVVDKFDVVEIKFKGGRKDYFRNVDHLQLTTGDPVVVDVPNGHHIGYVSLQGELVRLQMQKRKIKNDDDILRIYRVANPKDLEKWEEAKNREVPTLYRTKQIIDEVGLKMKLSDVEYQADNSKATFYYSADDRVDFRELIKILASEFKIRVEMRQISLRQEAGRLGGIGVCGRELCCATWIHDFKSVSTSAARYQNLSLNPSKLSGQCGRLKCCLNYELDTYMAALEDIPNVEKPLQTEAGTAKLQKTDIFRKLMWFSYNNENNWHSIDCDRVKEIIELNEKGEKPFSLEMDSIIEGELDKSKSNFDLEQLDKKFSTRNKKKKRRKSKAKAQSNTGTKTSREKTATSGAAPSKERPPRKNRKSPNKDNKKDQTNPRNKANGDSPENKSRRRPKGGKRRFPPKNKGNRGNQNKGRTNE; encoded by the coding sequence ATGAATTCCTTTGACTGGCTCTCCCATATGAGCATTCCAGTCGTTGATAAATTCGATGTTGTTGAGATAAAATTTAAAGGAGGACGTAAAGATTATTTTAGGAATGTAGACCATCTCCAACTGACCACTGGGGACCCCGTAGTGGTGGATGTACCCAATGGACACCATATCGGTTATGTTTCCCTGCAAGGGGAATTGGTTCGCCTCCAGATGCAAAAGCGGAAAATCAAAAATGATGATGACATCCTAAGGATATATCGGGTTGCAAATCCCAAAGACCTGGAAAAGTGGGAAGAAGCCAAAAACAGGGAAGTCCCCACTTTGTATAGGACCAAACAAATCATAGATGAGGTGGGCCTAAAAATGAAATTGTCAGATGTGGAGTATCAAGCCGACAATTCCAAGGCCACCTTCTACTATTCGGCAGATGATAGGGTAGATTTCAGGGAACTGATTAAAATCCTGGCTTCGGAATTCAAAATCCGTGTGGAGATGAGGCAAATCAGCCTAAGACAGGAAGCTGGTCGGCTGGGCGGAATCGGTGTTTGCGGGCGAGAGCTTTGCTGTGCAACTTGGATTCATGATTTCAAAAGTGTTAGCACCTCTGCTGCCAGGTACCAAAACCTGTCCCTGAACCCCAGCAAATTATCTGGACAATGTGGTCGCTTAAAATGCTGTCTGAATTACGAATTGGACACCTATATGGCGGCTTTGGAGGACATTCCCAATGTGGAAAAGCCCCTTCAAACTGAAGCCGGAACTGCAAAACTTCAAAAAACTGACATTTTCAGGAAGTTGATGTGGTTCAGCTATAATAATGAAAACAACTGGCACTCCATTGATTGCGATAGGGTAAAGGAAATCATCGAATTAAATGAAAAAGGTGAAAAACCCTTTAGTCTGGAGATGGATAGTATCATTGAAGGGGAGTTGGACAAATCCAAATCCAATTTTGACCTGGAACAATTGGACAAGAAATTCAGTACCCGGAACAAAAAGAAGAAAAGGAGAAAGTCCAAGGCAAAAGCCCAATCCAATACTGGAACAAAAACTTCCAGGGAGAAAACGGCTACTTCTGGAGCTGCCCCCTCTAAGGAGCGTCCACCAAGGAAAAATCGGAAAAGCCCAAACAAGGATAATAAAAAAGACCAAACCAATCCAAGAAATAAGGCCAATGGAGACTCCCCGGAAAACAAGTCCAGAAGAAGACCCAAAGGAGGAAAAAGGCGATTCCCGCCCAAGAATAAGGGAAACAGAGGCAATCAAAATAAAGGACGGACCAATGAATAA
- the purD gene encoding phosphoribosylamine--glycine ligase, which translates to MNILLLGSGGREHAFAWKIVNSPKCSKLYVAPGNAGTSEIAENVSLGINDFPTIKDFVLEKEIALIVVGPEEPLVKGIADFFANDPETSQIPVIGPQKLGATLEGSKDFSKQFMERNGIPTAASGTFTTENIEEGLSFIEKQSLPVVLKADGLAAGKGVLICQSHEEALDSFKEMLLESKFGEASSKVVVEEYLSGIELSVFVATDGKSYKILPEAKDYKRIGEKDTGLNTGGMGAVTPVPFADAAFMKKVEEKVVQPTIKGLERENIDYKGFLFIGLMNVKGEPYVIEYNVRMGDPETQAVLPRIKSDFVDLLQAMGTKKLDQYVLELEDYVTATVVMVADGYPGKYPKGDPIEGLNFADNGNSITFHAGTTTNDAKEVITNGGRVMGITGKGKDIGEALANAYARTKEISWSGVYYRKDIGQDILNYGK; encoded by the coding sequence ATGAACATATTATTATTAGGAAGCGGAGGCAGAGAACACGCTTTTGCCTGGAAAATTGTAAACAGCCCAAAATGCAGTAAACTTTATGTAGCACCAGGAAATGCAGGAACCTCGGAAATTGCCGAAAATGTATCCCTTGGGATCAATGATTTCCCGACCATCAAAGATTTCGTACTTGAAAAAGAAATTGCCCTTATAGTGGTGGGACCGGAAGAGCCTTTGGTAAAAGGGATTGCCGATTTTTTTGCAAATGATCCAGAGACAAGCCAAATCCCCGTAATTGGCCCCCAAAAGCTGGGCGCCACCTTGGAGGGAAGCAAGGATTTCTCCAAGCAATTTATGGAAAGGAATGGCATTCCAACAGCTGCCTCTGGCACCTTTACCACAGAAAATATCGAAGAAGGCCTTAGCTTTATAGAGAAACAATCACTTCCTGTGGTTCTTAAGGCGGATGGATTGGCAGCAGGAAAAGGGGTATTGATTTGCCAAAGCCATGAGGAAGCCCTTGATTCTTTCAAGGAAATGCTTTTGGAAAGCAAATTTGGGGAGGCTTCCAGTAAAGTGGTAGTGGAAGAATACCTTTCCGGCATTGAGCTTTCAGTTTTCGTGGCTACCGATGGAAAAAGCTATAAAATCCTCCCTGAAGCCAAAGATTACAAAAGGATAGGTGAAAAAGATACTGGCCTAAACACCGGGGGAATGGGGGCCGTTACCCCTGTGCCTTTTGCTGATGCTGCATTTATGAAAAAGGTGGAAGAGAAGGTAGTTCAACCTACCATTAAAGGCCTGGAAAGAGAAAATATCGATTACAAGGGCTTTTTATTTATTGGCCTAATGAATGTAAAAGGAGAACCTTATGTTATTGAATATAATGTAAGAATGGGTGACCCTGAGACCCAGGCAGTACTTCCAAGGATCAAAAGTGATTTTGTGGATTTATTACAGGCCATGGGAACCAAAAAGCTGGATCAATACGTATTGGAGCTAGAAGATTATGTCACCGCTACGGTAGTAATGGTGGCAGATGGTTACCCTGGAAAGTACCCCAAAGGAGATCCTATTGAGGGGCTGAATTTTGCTGACAACGGCAACAGCATCACTTTCCATGCCGGAACCACTACTAATGACGCTAAGGAAGTGATTACTAATGGAGGCCGGGTAATGGGAATTACCGGAAAAGGAAAAGACATTGGCGAAGCATTGGCAAATGCTTACGCGAGAACCAAAGAAATATCCTGGAGTGGCGTATATTATAGAAAGGATATAGGCCAGGATATTCTGAATTATGGGAAATAA
- a CDS encoding AAA domain-containing protein, which translates to MIKDVFQAYLNRLTDLSTKNRGIYLPKLVVTQMVDLKDFEFLQEENAFAYIQDLLGRKKQFPLLEVSDARDKKVNRLSSRLQRLGQQVKLAEEETGEKTLFVAWPFVEGKLLNGQIIRAPLIFFPVRLLRDENNWYLKKKPGDHPFINKSFMLAYSHSLGKPFNKEWIENALEDFSKDPTQFRTDLYHYLKKELTLNFTQELFEDKVDEFTETERVNSERDWKEGILQLKPFAILGQFPQKSSFLINDYETLLDRHQEQGLESLFENWFEVKAEESKSSSDVLLNTFPVDASQEEVLQSVKSGESCVVEGPPGTGKSQLICNLVTDFTSRGKKVLVVSQKRAALDVVKERLGLQGFSAFVALVHDFRADRNALFKQLASQIQSLESYKELNRSLDAIQLERNFSKTVSTIQSHAEFLEEYRQALYNTEECGAPIKELYVNSALNDEHLDMTQFYKNYRWDMLDEFCRDFREYSVYYKKYEQADSFWLHRVDFGAFTPKAIHRFKETLTEIGDLKETAEEILGELLGQDFEFPLVYQAYEHRERIVELQQWLHQEENFVVLKELMAYKKNEIDLLWLENKGEIVKKLLSDDGIEWTIPDGEVEKAFEKVIRILEIKDSWWKSLALIWNRKEFGEVGIMLENNDLEKNKEGLLHLKNRLENRLNLNHQYTLLDRKPWIHLPKKPFDFAEFNHCFHVLMEAVKARLVLDDLGMLAAFLIRSKTNYEQFQMIVQELIGINNLIPFKIQNWQNYLSQVQIKHLLTSPDNKKLMAVKESLVQDFNEIVALDRIKKRVRGVDLEVMKKHIDSYPEKTFDRVWDIFLAGLKLSWIEHIEKKYTVLQQVSVAKVKHVLEELSFAVDEKISLSRYITELRLREKTFQNLQYNRLNNLVTYRELTHQVTKKRRVWTVKKLVEHFQEEIFRLIPCWMASPETVSALFPLDDYFDLVIFDESSQCFAEQGVPAMLRGKQVVIAGDSQQLQPFDLYKVRLDEEGEGMALEAESLLALASGYFKKYSLEGHYRSKSLSLIHFSNQHFYNNTLNMLPEMEGLNHSRNVFERVKVEGVWENQMNQVEAEEVLDQLKNHVRATPNLSFGVITFNYFQMMLIVDLVSQERSLFNSNIKVRNIENVQGDEFDIVIFSVGYAPNKSGKFTANFGLLSKSGGGNRLNVAVTRSRRKIILVTSLNSRDFKIKQLANPGVKLLKEYLQYVEDISEGNPVNIEKEEGKGFASHWNLKDKLVGKFGNHEVRDSSQSKVMDLELLIQGKYQGAILTDDNRLFSAKSAKEAFVYHPKLLKEKGWNVVQVFSRQHWIDPEDLLETKIKSINENKIN; encoded by the coding sequence ATGATTAAAGATGTTTTTCAGGCATATCTAAACCGGCTGACGGATTTATCAACCAAAAACAGGGGAATTTATCTTCCCAAGTTGGTGGTGACACAAATGGTTGACCTGAAAGATTTTGAATTCCTCCAAGAAGAAAATGCATTTGCTTACATTCAAGATTTATTGGGTAGGAAAAAGCAATTTCCGCTTTTGGAGGTAAGTGATGCCCGTGATAAAAAAGTCAATCGGCTATCTAGCCGTCTGCAACGCCTGGGGCAACAGGTGAAGTTGGCTGAAGAGGAAACTGGGGAAAAGACACTTTTTGTGGCCTGGCCATTTGTGGAGGGAAAGTTGTTAAATGGACAGATAATCAGAGCTCCACTGATTTTTTTTCCGGTAAGACTATTGCGGGATGAGAATAATTGGTATTTAAAGAAGAAACCTGGTGATCATCCCTTTATCAATAAATCCTTCATGTTGGCCTATTCCCATTCCCTTGGTAAACCCTTTAATAAGGAGTGGATAGAAAATGCCCTGGAGGATTTTTCCAAAGACCCAACCCAATTCAGAACTGATCTTTACCACTATTTAAAGAAAGAGCTTACCCTAAATTTCACGCAGGAGCTTTTTGAGGATAAGGTGGATGAATTTACCGAGACCGAAAGGGTAAATAGTGAAAGGGACTGGAAAGAGGGGATTTTACAATTGAAGCCCTTTGCTATTTTGGGGCAATTTCCTCAAAAAAGCTCTTTTTTAATCAATGATTATGAGACATTGTTGGATAGGCATCAGGAACAGGGGTTAGAGAGTTTATTTGAAAATTGGTTTGAGGTAAAGGCGGAGGAATCTAAATCTTCCAGTGACGTATTGTTAAATACCTTTCCCGTGGATGCCAGCCAGGAAGAAGTATTGCAATCTGTAAAGTCAGGGGAATCCTGTGTGGTGGAAGGCCCACCGGGGACCGGAAAATCCCAATTGATCTGCAATTTGGTGACTGATTTCACTTCAAGAGGGAAAAAAGTCCTGGTGGTTTCCCAGAAAAGAGCTGCCCTTGATGTAGTAAAAGAAAGGTTAGGCTTACAGGGTTTTTCTGCATTTGTGGCACTTGTCCACGATTTTAGGGCAGATAGAAATGCACTTTTTAAACAGTTGGCCAGCCAGATCCAATCTCTGGAAAGCTATAAAGAACTAAACCGAAGTTTGGATGCCATCCAATTGGAAAGAAATTTTAGCAAAACCGTAAGTACCATTCAAAGTCATGCTGAATTTTTGGAGGAATACAGGCAAGCCTTGTACAACACAGAAGAATGTGGAGCCCCGATTAAAGAGCTTTATGTCAATTCCGCACTGAATGATGAACACCTTGACATGACCCAGTTTTACAAAAATTATCGCTGGGATATGTTAGATGAATTTTGCCGGGACTTCAGGGAATATTCAGTGTATTATAAAAAATATGAACAGGCAGATTCATTTTGGCTTCACAGGGTAGATTTTGGGGCATTTACTCCCAAAGCCATCCATCGATTCAAGGAAACTTTGACTGAGATAGGGGATCTTAAGGAAACAGCAGAAGAAATTTTGGGGGAATTGCTGGGGCAGGATTTTGAGTTCCCTTTGGTTTATCAAGCCTATGAACATAGGGAACGAATTGTTGAATTACAGCAATGGCTCCATCAGGAAGAAAATTTTGTGGTTCTAAAAGAGTTAATGGCTTACAAAAAAAATGAAATTGACCTGTTGTGGTTGGAAAATAAAGGGGAGATTGTAAAAAAATTACTTTCCGATGATGGAATAGAATGGACTATCCCTGATGGGGAAGTAGAAAAAGCCTTTGAAAAAGTAATCCGAATATTGGAAATCAAAGACTCTTGGTGGAAATCCCTTGCCCTAATTTGGAATAGAAAAGAGTTTGGGGAAGTAGGCATAATGCTGGAAAATAATGATTTGGAAAAAAATAAAGAAGGCTTACTTCACCTGAAAAATCGGTTGGAAAACCGTTTGAACCTCAATCATCAATATACCTTACTTGACAGGAAACCCTGGATCCATTTACCCAAGAAACCTTTTGACTTTGCGGAATTTAATCATTGCTTTCATGTGCTTATGGAAGCGGTGAAGGCCAGGTTAGTTTTGGATGATCTAGGGATGCTGGCAGCTTTTTTAATCCGATCCAAAACAAATTATGAACAGTTTCAAATGATTGTTCAGGAATTGATAGGAATTAATAATTTGATTCCATTTAAAATCCAAAATTGGCAAAATTATTTAAGTCAAGTCCAGATAAAGCATCTCTTAACTTCCCCGGATAACAAAAAATTAATGGCGGTAAAAGAGAGTCTTGTTCAGGATTTCAATGAAATTGTTGCACTTGACCGAATCAAAAAGAGGGTGAGAGGGGTGGACCTTGAGGTAATGAAAAAGCATATTGATTCCTATCCCGAAAAAACCTTTGATCGAGTTTGGGATATTTTTTTAGCAGGCTTAAAACTGAGCTGGATAGAACATATAGAGAAAAAGTACACTGTACTTCAACAGGTGAGCGTTGCCAAAGTGAAACATGTCCTTGAGGAATTGTCCTTTGCTGTGGATGAAAAAATAAGCCTTTCTAGGTATATAACGGAATTAAGATTGAGGGAAAAAACTTTTCAAAACCTTCAGTACAATAGGCTCAATAACTTGGTTACTTATAGGGAACTTACCCACCAGGTTACAAAAAAAAGGCGGGTTTGGACCGTTAAAAAATTAGTGGAACACTTTCAGGAAGAAATTTTTCGATTGATTCCATGCTGGATGGCCTCTCCCGAAACAGTCTCTGCTCTTTTTCCTCTGGACGATTATTTTGACCTTGTCATATTTGATGAATCTTCACAATGTTTTGCCGAACAAGGAGTACCTGCAATGCTCAGAGGGAAGCAAGTGGTTATAGCTGGAGACAGCCAGCAGTTACAACCTTTTGATTTATATAAAGTGAGGTTGGATGAGGAAGGGGAAGGGATGGCTCTGGAAGCTGAATCCCTTTTGGCTTTGGCTTCGGGTTATTTTAAGAAATATTCATTGGAAGGGCATTATCGAAGTAAATCACTTTCCCTGATTCATTTTTCCAACCAGCACTTTTATAATAATACCCTTAACATGCTTCCAGAAATGGAAGGATTGAATCATAGTAGAAATGTTTTTGAAAGGGTAAAAGTAGAAGGCGTATGGGAAAATCAAATGAATCAAGTGGAGGCTGAAGAGGTCTTGGACCAATTAAAAAATCATGTAAGGGCAACTCCTAATCTCTCATTTGGAGTGATTACTTTTAATTATTTCCAAATGATGCTGATTGTTGATTTGGTTTCTCAGGAAAGAAGTCTTTTTAATTCCAATATTAAAGTTAGGAATATCGAAAATGTTCAAGGTGATGAATTTGATATTGTGATTTTTTCTGTGGGGTATGCTCCTAACAAATCGGGAAAGTTTACTGCCAACTTTGGGTTATTATCCAAATCCGGAGGTGGCAACCGGTTGAATGTGGCTGTAACCAGATCAAGGAGGAAAATAATTTTGGTTACCAGTCTCAATTCAAGGGATTTTAAAATTAAACAACTGGCCAACCCTGGAGTGAAATTGCTAAAAGAGTATTTACAATATGTAGAAGACATTTCAGAAGGCAACCCGGTAAATATTGAAAAAGAAGAAGGGAAAGGATTTGCCAGTCACTGGAATTTAAAGGATAAACTTGTTGGTAAATTTGGTAACCATGAAGTAAGGGACAGCTCCCAGTCCAAAGTTATGGATTTGGAATTGTTGATCCAAGGGAAGTATCAGGGAGCCATATTGACGGACGACAACAGGTTGTTTTCTGCAAAAAGTGCCAAGGAAGCCTTTGTCTACCATCCTAAATTATTAAAGGAAAAGGGTTGGAATGTGGTTCAGGTTTTTAGCCGTCAGCACTGGATTGATCCGGAAGATTTATTGGAAACCAAGATTAAATCGATAAATGAAAATAAAATCAATTAA